The region AGCTTTTGATACAACTGCCATTTTATATGTAAATGGATTGTTTATTTTACTCTCAATTTTACCCTTGTTTTTTAACACAAAACCTAAGTATCAAAACTTTCTTTTTTATGTTTATTTTTCAACGAATTTACTTTTTTATGCTTTAAATTTTGTTGATTTTATTTACTATAAATACAATTTTTCTAGATTAACTTTAGCGGCTTGGGACGTTTTTAAACATGAAAAATCTAAATTCGGAATGTTTTTTAGGTTTTTTTATACTTATTGGGATGTGTTTTTACTCTTTTTTGTTGTTGCATTTCTTTGGGTATTTTTGTACAAAAAAGTTAAAGTTAAACATAATTTAACAGAACATTCTAAAATAAAATATATTGTTTCTTCAATTGTAGGAGTTCTAATTATTGCGACTATAAGTGTTGGTGGAATAAGAGGCGATTTTAAAAAAAGTACACGTCCTATCAACTTAGTTGATGCCAATCGACATGTTTCTAAAACTCAGCATGCTGACATCGTATTGAATTCAACATTCACTTTTTTAAGAACTTTAGGAGTAACTTCTTTTAAGAAAACAGAATTTAATATTCCAGATGCTGTTATTGAATCAAATTTTAAACCAATTAAATTCTATGCTAACAATGAAAGTACAAAACCGAATATTGTTTTAATTATCACGGAAAGCTTAGCTAAAGAATATGTAGGTTCATTTAATAAAAATATTGGCATTAAAGGTTATAAAGGTTATACACCTTTTCTTGATTCTTTGGCTAGTAGTAGTTTGATTTTTACTAACGCCTATGCTAATGGTTACAAATCTATTCATGGAATGTCTTCTATTATTTCAGGTATACCAAGTTTTAAAGATGCATTCACTTCTTCGCCTTATGCAAAGCAAAAAATAGAATCGTTAGTTTCATGTTTAAAATCGGAGGGATATGACACTTCTTTTTTTCATGGGGCTCCAAATGGTTCAATGGGTTTTTTAGGTTATGCAAATATTCTTGGATTTGATCATTATTACGGAATGACAGAATATGGGAATGATAAAGATTTTGATGGTTCATGGGGAATTTGGGACGAACCGTTTATGCAATATATGAATCAGACGATAAGTAAAAAGAAACAACCCTTTTTCTCAACAATATTTACCGTTTCATCGCATGAACCTTATGTGATTCCGAAGAAATATGAAGGTAAATTTCCTAAAGGAGATTTGCCAATGCATCAATGTGTTGGTTATACTGATTATGCTTTTAAGAAGTTTTTTGAAGCAGCTAAAAAACAACCCTGGTACAATAATACAATTTTTATAATAACAGCAGATCATTGTAATCAAGTGTTTTATGGGGATGAATTTTATAATAAAATAATTAATAGAAATGCAGTTCCTATTTTAATTTTTAAACCAAAGAGTAATTTAAAAGGTGTAAATAACGAAATTGCACAACATATAGATATTTATCCAACTATTTTGGATTTAATTGGTTACAATAAACCTTTTAGAAGTTGGGGTAGAAGTCTTGTAAATACCAAAAAAGAGCAAGCTCCCTTTTTAATCAATTACAATACTAATATGTATCAGTTTATGAAAGGAAATTACATTTGTATGTTTGATGGTAAAAATGCTGTTGGGTTTTATAGTGTAAATGATAAGGAACTGACAAAAAATCTAATTGGAAAAAGAAATAAAGAAATGAATGATATTGAATTAGCTTGTAAAGCTTTTATACAGGATTATTTTAATAGAATCATTGATAAAAAATTAACCTCAAAGTAAACGTATTATGTGGAAAAAAATAATAATTGCAATAGTTGTTTTAGCTGCTTTGATTTTTGGAAAATCGTATGTGTATGATTATAAAATTAATCATAATTTAGAAACAATTACAGAAGGGAAAGTTTATAAAAGTGGCGTTATACCTCCTGATGAGTTGCCAGATTACATTAAAAAATACAATATTAAAAGTGTGGTGGATTTACGATTTCCAGGTACTGGAGATGATGTAAACAATCCAGAAGTTCCTGCTGAACTTACTGCTGAAAAAGAAGCAATTGCAAAAATACCTGGGGTGAATTATTTTAATAATGGTTCCGATCAAGTCCCTGCAAAAAAGAATTTGGATTATTTTTTTAAGATTATGGATAATACAGATAATTATCCTGTCTTAATTCATTGTTATCATGGTGTAGGAAGAGCAGAGATATACTCGGCCATCTATCGAATTGAATATGAAAATTGGGATCGTGACAAAGCCCGAACAAGTACTCGTTTTTTAACCAAATGGAGTGCTTTCGATTTAGGAAAACCTAAAGGTGATTTTTTACATACGTACATCAAAAGAAAAGATTCGGTTAAATAAAATATGTTTCTTAAAAATGAATTAATTCATTTAAATAATTCCCATTCCCAATACAACCGCAAATAAAATTAACATCACAGCTACAATATTTTGAATGGTAGCAATAGTTACTTTTTTAACCCATTTAGTTCCAAAATACACACCTACAAAAGCTGATAAAGTGGCAATTACAATTAAATTGAAATCAATTTGATTGTGATATTGTGTAATTTGACGACTATACACGCTCAATCGAGAAAGATCGATCAAACAGGCTATAGCCACACCTGTTGCAATAAAAGCTTCTTTTGATAATCCAACTTTAGTTAAAAAAGCACTTCTTAAGGCACCTTGATGTCCGGATAATCCACCAAAAAAACCACTCAAGATTCCGCCAAGCATAACATATTTTTTATCGAATTCTAGGTTTTTTAATTTAGGGATTAATTCAAATAATGCAAAAAAGAGAAAAACCACAGCTATGATAAGTTTAACCATATTGGTTTCAAAAACGTTTTCACCGATTTGGTATTTTATAAAATTATAAGGAAAGTTGAGGTGTTGTAGTGTTTTTGCACCTAAAAATGAAAAAAGCAGTGCTGGTACTCCAAAGCCCAACACTACTTTTTTATCTATGTTTTTAAAAACCAATCCTAATTTAAAAATATTATTTAAAAAATGGACAATTGCGGTTAAAGCAATAGCAATTTCAATTGGAAAGAACAATCCAAAAGCTGGCAATAATATTGTTCCTAGCCCAAATCCTGAAAAAAAGGTTAGAGCAGAGGCTAGTAATGCAACTATAGGGATTATAATATATTCCATTTTTGAATTATGAAAGTTGAATTTAGAATTCAGAACTATAAAATTTTTAAATTCTGAGTTCTAAGATTTATATTCCGTTTATAATTCCAAAGAAATCATTTGCTTGTAAGGATGCTCCACCAATTAAGCCTCCATCAACATCAGGTTTAGAGAAAATTTCTTTAGCATTATCTGGTTTTACACTGCCTCCATATAGAATGGTTACATTTTCTGCGACTTCATTTCCAAATACTTTATCTACTAAATTTCTAATAAAAGCGTGCATTTCTTGTGCTTGTTCAGGACTAGCTGTTTCTCCAGTTCCTATTGCCCAAACAGGTTCGTATGCTAATACTATATTTTTCCAATTTTCTTTTTCAATATGAAATAAGCCGTCTCGTAATTGGTATTCAACAATATTAAAATGATTGTTGTCTTGACGGTCTTTTAATTCTTCACCAAAACAGAAAATTACAGTCATTTCATGTTTTAAAGCCGTATCGACTTTATTTGCTAATAAAGCATCCGTTTCATGAAAATAGGCTCTTCTTTCACTGTGTCCAAGAATTACAGTATTTACACCAATGCTGGTTAACATGTTTGCGGCTACTTCTCCTGTAAAAGCACCACCTTCTGCTTGGTGCATATTTTGAGCTGCAATCTTAATATCAGTACCTGCTACTAATTCCACTGCCTTTGCTAAATAAGGAAATGGAGTAGCTAAAATAACTTCTGTAGTTGTATTTGGTTTACCTGCTTTGATTTGATTAATTAACTCAATGGCTTGAGAGTAATCTTTATTCATTTTCCAGTTACCGGCAACTATATTTTTTCTCATTATTACTTATTTAATGTTTCTTCTATTTTAGAATCTGTTGGTTCAATAGCCTTGTATAAGGCAATTTTTCCTGTTTTGTCTACAATCATATATCTTGGAATCCAATCTAATCCAATTGATTTTCCAAACTTGCCTTTCATTCCATCAGGAACTAAATAATGTTCCCCTTTTACTTGGTGTTTTTCAATTCCTGCTAACCAAGATTCATAAGTTTTATCACAAGATAAGTTAACAAAAACAATATCTGAACCATAAACATCATGTAATTCTTTTACTGTTGGCATTGCTTTAATACAATCAGAACACCATGAAGCCCAAACTTCAATAAAAATTGTTTTTCCTTTGTGTTTTTCTAAAATTTGTTGAAAGTTGATTTCTTTATTTTCTAAATCTTTAAATTTGGATTCTAATGATTTTTTTGAAAATTCTGTTTCTTGAGCTTGGCAAGAACCTAATGAAATAATAAGTGCAAAAGCAGCAATGATTTTTTTCATAACTTTTGAAATTAATGATTTATAATTGTTATTTTTTATACGGTTGGTTTACTAATTTTTCAAATTCTTTTTTGTTAAAAGCTTTTTCCGCAATGCCGTCATAGAATTTCATCACATTTCCATTCCATAAATACACTACACCAGGGGTATCTTTACCTGATCCTAATTTTGTCCAAAACGGAATAATGTCGATAATTTTATAAGGGAATTGATGTCCAACAAATTGGAAGAATTCCGGAATTTTTTCAGCTTCTTCATCCATAAAAATAATTCGAACTTCAGGGAAATCTTTATATTTTTTACGCATGGCATTTAATTCTTTCGCAGTTTCTCTACAATGTTCACATCCAGGAACAAAGAAGCAAAATATTTTTTTACCCTTATCAATGTCAGCATAATACTCGGCATAACCCGATTTTGTTGGCTTTGGTTCAGCTGCCTTTATTGTTTCTTCAATAACACTTTTTGTTTTTATGGTGTCTTTTACTTCTGTTGATGTTTCTTTAGTCGCATTACTGTCATTGGCTACAAATGAAGTGTCAATTGATGTATTTATTGTGTTAAAATTGATATTGTTTGTTGTGCTTCCAAGTGAACTCGCTCTCATAGGTGCTAACATGAAAATTCCTAAAATGCAACCTAAAGTAACGGTTGTTAATATCCAGAAATTTGATTTAGCATCTGGAGCAAGTAATTTCCATAACCAAACTAATAAACCAATAGCAATAATGTTTTTAATGATGGCTTCAACGGGAGTCATCGGTAATAATTCCCCAAAACAACCACAATTACCAACATTTCCGCTAACAAAAGTTTCGTAACTTAAATGTAAAATAAAAATACCCAAAAGGGCTATGGTTGCCGGTATAGTAATCTTTTTTAAATAATGATTATGAAGTAATAAAAAGCCTAAAGCAAATTCAATTCCAATTAAAGTTCTTGAAAAGTAAGGGGCTATTCCTTCAGAAAAACCAAGTGGATATAATTGTTTTACTTCAAATGTAGAAATAGCAAAATTGGGTGAAAAATCGATAAATGGAAATTCGGGTATCCAACCTTTAGCGATTTTTGCTAATGCTGATACTAAAAATAATACTGCAACAACAATTCTTATAGTCCAAATTTGTGTTTCTTTCTTCATAGTTTACTTTTGATTTTCACAAATGTAAAAAGGCTTTTTGAGTTTCTATGTTAATGACTTGTTATTAAAATCGCTTCATTAATATTAATGCAAAAACCGAATAATTAATCATGTCTTGGTAATTCGCATCAATTCCTTCAGAAACTAAAGTTTTTCCTTTATTGTCTTCTATTTGTTTTACTCGTAATAATTTTTGAATAATTAAATCGGTCAATGAACTCACTCGCATATCGCGCCATGCTTCTCCATAATCATGATTTTTATCTTCCATTAATTTTTTTGTAAGCGCTACTTTTTCATAATATAGCTGAATGGCTTCCTCCGCTGATAAATCGGGTTGAGTTGCCACGCCTTTATCCATCTGAATTAAAGCCATTAAACAATAATTAATAATACCGATGAATTCAGAAGCTTCGTCTTCATCTACTTTTCTTACATCGTTTTCTTGTAAACTTCTAATGCGTTGTGCTTTAATGAAAATTTGATCCGTTAAAGAAGGCAAACGTAAAACGCGCCAAGCTGTTCCGTAATCATGTGCTTTTTTTGAGAATAAATCGCGACAAATCGCAATTACTTTATCAAATTGTTCAGAGGTATTCGTCATTATTTGCGTTATATTTGTAATCACCAAATATAAGTAAAAAATAGTATGTCAACAATAAACTGCAAAGGAAGACTTATCGATTTATCAACACCAAAGGTAATGGGGATTTTAAATGTGACTCCCGATTCTTTTTTTGATGGGGGTACGCTAAAAAATGCCGATGAAGTGGTTCAAAAAGTAGAAAAGATGTTGGATGAAGGGGCTGATTTTATTGACTTAGGAGGTTATTCAAGTCGGCCAGGAGCTGCATTTGTTTCTGTGGAAGAAGAATTGAATAGGGTAGTACCCATTGTTGAAATTTTGGTTGAAAAATTTTCAGATATTTTAATTTCTATTGATACTTTTCGAAGTGATGTAGCTCAAAAAGCCATAGAAGCGGGTGCGGCGATGATTAATGATATTTCAGCGGGAATGTTAGATGAGAATATGATTCCTACAGTAGCAAAATTGCAAGTTCCCTACATTATGATGCATATGCGAGGCACACCTCAAACCATGCAAACATTAACAGATTATAACGATATTATTAAAGATATTAATTTTTATTTTTCTGAACGTTGTGCTTTGGCACGAAGTTTTGGTTTGAATGATATCATTATCGATCCTGGATTTGGTTTTGCTAAAACAACTGAACAAAATTTTGAATTATTACATAAAATGGAATTGTTGCAAATGACAGGATTACCAATTTTAGCAGGAATATCGAGAAAATCAATGATATATAAAACCTTGCAAACTACACCGGATAAGGCGTTAAATGGAACAACTTTTTTGCATGCCTTTTGTTTGCAAAAAGGGGCTTCTATTTTACGTGTTCACGATGTGAAAGAAGCGGTGGAGTGCGTGAAATTAATTAGCCAATTTGGCAATTAGATAATTGCCTTATTAACTATGATGATACGGCTCATTGTTTAAAATAGTAAAGCTTCTATAAATTTGTTCAATCACAAATAAACGCACCATTTGATGGGAAAATGTCATTTGCGATAAGGAAACTTTGCCTTGTGCTTTTTGATACACTTCTTCCGAAAATCCATAAGGGCCACCAATAACAAAAGCTAATGTTTTAATTCCAGAATTCATTTTCTTCTGTAAAAAATCGGAAAAACCAACACTATTGAATTCCTTCCCATTTTCATCTAAAACAATCAATTGGTCGGTTGGGGATAATTTTGATAAAATCAATTGTCCTTCTTTGATTTTTTGTTCACTTTCTGATAAGTTTTTTACATTCTTGATATCCGGAATGATATCTAATTCAAATTTTACATAAAATCCCAATCGTTTGGTGTATTCATCTATTAAAGCTTGTAGATTCTTATTATCGGTTTTACCTATTGCAATAAGTTTAATGTTCATTTTAATTTAGAATTTAGAAATATGAATTCAGAAATTTTTAAAATAAAAATGCAGAACATATAATTAAATTCTGCATTTTTCTAAATTCTAATTTCTGAATTATTATTCTGCCATGGTATGGAAAACGTTCATTACATCATCGTCTTCCTCTATTTTTTCTAATAACTTCTCCACATCAGCAACTTGCTCAGGAGTTAATTCTTTGGTTACTTGTGCAATACGATCAAATCCAGAAGATAAAATCTCTAAGCCTCTGTTTTCTAATTCTTTTTGAATGGATCCAAAACTTTCAAAAGGCGCATACATTACAATACCGTCTTCATCAGCAAAAATTTCTTCTACCCCAAAGTCAATCATTTCTAATTCTAACTCTTCTACATCTTGACCTTCTGCCGGAATACGGAAGTTACACGTATGGTCAAACATAAATTCAACCGAACCCTGTGTGCCTAGAGTTCCATTACATTTGTTGAAATAACTTCTAATATTAGCAACCGTTCTGTTGTTATTGTCGGTTGCAGTTTCAATTAAAATAGCAATCCCATGTGGAGCATAGCCTTCAAATAAAACTTCTTTATAGTTAGCAGTATCTTTGTCAGATGCTTTTTTTATTGCTCTTTCAATATTGTCTTTAGGCATGTTAGCTGCCTTTGCATTTTGTATTACGGCACGTAAACGCGAGTTTGTTTCAGGATTTGGACCGCCTTCTTTAACTGCCATTACAATGTCTTTACCAATTTTAGTAAATGTTTTTGCCATAGCGCCCCAACGCTTCATTTTACGGGCTTTTCTAAATTCAAATGCTCTTCCCATTTCTATATGAGTTTATGTTTGTATAACAAATCTTAAATATTGATTGCAAATTTAAGAAATATTAAGAAATAAAAAAAGAGGCCTAAGCCTCTTTTGGATAAGTTAGTTTGCCAATAAATCCCGGCATCCTTTTACCTTGTATATCATAAATAGCTTTTACCCAAAGCACTCCCATCATTGGAAATACGATAAAAGATAATTTATTAAAATTCCAAGCACCATTAAAGTCAAAATGTAAAAGATGCATAATAGCTTTTGTTAAACCACAAGCATAACATTCTATTCCAGCCAATTGCACTGATAAACAAATGCTTTCACCTTTGTCGAAAAAATCTATAGGAAAAAACAATAAAGCTATTGGTGCTATAATAGTTATAATATTTGTGATGTAAAAAAGTAGTTTACGGACTAAACTCATTATTAATTATTATAGTGTTTTAGTATAACTTCCGTTTTTAGGTTGTAAGTCTCCAGTAATAATTCTGATTAAATCAATAAGAGACCAAATGCCACATCCACCAAGAGTTAACAATTGAACAATACCTTGCCAAGTGTAACCTAAATAAAATCTGTGGATTCCTATACCACCTACAACAAGACATAAAATTAAAGCAATAACTTGGCTTTTTCCTTCTGCAGCAGCAGCTGGTGAAGTAAATTCGTCTTTTTGATTTTCTATAACAGTTGTGTTGTTTGTTGTTGTTCTCTCAACAGGGAAAGAAGCATAAGAAACTGTTAAAGCTCCGAATACGAACATTAAAAGGGTTAAAAATAATTTGATTTTCATAATAAAAATGTTTTAGTTTGTAGCAAAAATATTAATTC is a window of Flavobacterium indicum GPTSA100-9 = DSM 17447 DNA encoding:
- a CDS encoding YebC/PmpR family DNA-binding transcriptional regulator; this translates as MGRAFEFRKARKMKRWGAMAKTFTKIGKDIVMAVKEGGPNPETNSRLRAVIQNAKAANMPKDNIERAIKKASDKDTANYKEVLFEGYAPHGIAILIETATDNNNRTVANIRSYFNKCNGTLGTQGSVEFMFDHTCNFRIPAEGQDVEELELEMIDFGVEEIFADEDGIVMYAPFESFGSIQKELENRGLEILSSGFDRIAQVTKELTPEQVADVEKLLEKIEEDDDVMNVFHTMAE
- the tpiA gene encoding triose-phosphate isomerase, coding for MRKNIVAGNWKMNKDYSQAIELINQIKAGKPNTTTEVILATPFPYLAKAVELVAGTDIKIAAQNMHQAEGGAFTGEVAANMLTSIGVNTVILGHSERRAYFHETDALLANKVDTALKHEMTVIFCFGEELKDRQDNNHFNIVEYQLRDGLFHIEKENWKNIVLAYEPVWAIGTGETASPEQAQEMHAFIRNLVDKVFGNEVAENVTILYGGSVKPDNAKEIFSKPDVDGGLIGGASLQANDFFGIINGI
- the rlmH gene encoding 23S rRNA (pseudouridine(1915)-N(3))-methyltransferase RlmH, with the protein product MNIKLIAIGKTDNKNLQALIDEYTKRLGFYVKFELDIIPDIKNVKNLSESEQKIKEGQLILSKLSPTDQLIVLDENGKEFNSVGFSDFLQKKMNSGIKTLAFVIGGPYGFSEEVYQKAQGKVSLSQMTFSHQMVRLFVIEQIYRSFTILNNEPYHHS
- a CDS encoding TlpA family protein disulfide reductase, with amino-acid sequence MKKIIAAFALIISLGSCQAQETEFSKKSLESKFKDLENKEINFQQILEKHKGKTIFIEVWASWCSDCIKAMPTVKELHDVYGSDIVFVNLSCDKTYESWLAGIEKHQVKGEHYLVPDGMKGKFGKSIGLDWIPRYMIVDKTGKIALYKAIEPTDSKIEETLNK
- the folP gene encoding dihydropteroate synthase; its protein translation is MSTINCKGRLIDLSTPKVMGILNVTPDSFFDGGTLKNADEVVQKVEKMLDEGADFIDLGGYSSRPGAAFVSVEEELNRVVPIVEILVEKFSDILISIDTFRSDVAQKAIEAGAAMINDISAGMLDENMIPTVAKLQVPYIMMHMRGTPQTMQTLTDYNDIIKDINFYFSERCALARSFGLNDIIIDPGFGFAKTTEQNFELLHKMELLQMTGLPILAGISRKSMIYKTLQTTPDKALNGTTFLHAFCLQKGASILRVHDVKEAVECVKLISQFGN
- a CDS encoding sulfite exporter TauE/SafE family protein, whose amino-acid sequence is MEYIIIPIVALLASALTFFSGFGLGTILLPAFGLFFPIEIAIALTAIVHFLNNIFKLGLVFKNIDKKVVLGFGVPALLFSFLGAKTLQHLNFPYNFIKYQIGENVFETNMVKLIIAVVFLFFALFELIPKLKNLEFDKKYVMLGGILSGFFGGLSGHQGALRSAFLTKVGLSKEAFIATGVAIACLIDLSRLSVYSRQITQYHNQIDFNLIVIATLSAFVGVYFGTKWVKKVTIATIQNIVAVMLILFAVVLGMGII
- a CDS encoding TlpA family protein disulfide reductase encodes the protein MKKETQIWTIRIVVAVLFLVSALAKIAKGWIPEFPFIDFSPNFAISTFEVKQLYPLGFSEGIAPYFSRTLIGIEFALGFLLLHNHYLKKITIPATIALLGIFILHLSYETFVSGNVGNCGCFGELLPMTPVEAIIKNIIAIGLLVWLWKLLAPDAKSNFWILTTVTLGCILGIFMLAPMRASSLGSTTNNINFNTINTSIDTSFVANDSNATKETSTEVKDTIKTKSVIEETIKAAEPKPTKSGYAEYYADIDKGKKIFCFFVPGCEHCRETAKELNAMRKKYKDFPEVRIIFMDEEAEKIPEFFQFVGHQFPYKIIDIIPFWTKLGSGKDTPGVVYLWNGNVMKFYDGIAEKAFNKKEFEKLVNQPYKK
- a CDS encoding TM2 domain-containing protein — translated: MKIKLFLTLLMFVFGALTVSYASFPVERTTTNNTTVIENQKDEFTSPAAAAEGKSQVIALILCLVVGGIGIHRFYLGYTWQGIVQLLTLGGCGIWSLIDLIRIITGDLQPKNGSYTKTL
- a CDS encoding LTA synthase family protein, translating into MKSFLRLEEYVALFYRIFLVYIFYFLARILFYFYNQDIVAVDSFSEFLRLSYHGLAFDTTAILYVNGLFILLSILPLFFNTKPKYQNFLFYVYFSTNLLFYALNFVDFIYYKYNFSRLTLAAWDVFKHEKSKFGMFFRFFYTYWDVFLLFFVVAFLWVFLYKKVKVKHNLTEHSKIKYIVSSIVGVLIIATISVGGIRGDFKKSTRPINLVDANRHVSKTQHADIVLNSTFTFLRTLGVTSFKKTEFNIPDAVIESNFKPIKFYANNESTKPNIVLIITESLAKEYVGSFNKNIGIKGYKGYTPFLDSLASSSLIFTNAYANGYKSIHGMSSIISGIPSFKDAFTSSPYAKQKIESLVSCLKSEGYDTSFFHGAPNGSMGFLGYANILGFDHYYGMTEYGNDKDFDGSWGIWDEPFMQYMNQTISKKKQPFFSTIFTVSSHEPYVIPKKYEGKFPKGDLPMHQCVGYTDYAFKKFFEAAKKQPWYNNTIFIITADHCNQVFYGDEFYNKIINRNAVPILIFKPKSNLKGVNNEIAQHIDIYPTILDLIGYNKPFRSWGRSLVNTKKEQAPFLINYNTNMYQFMKGNYICMFDGKNAVGFYSVNDKELTKNLIGKRNKEMNDIELACKAFIQDYFNRIIDKKLTSK
- a CDS encoding DUF2752 domain-containing protein: MSLVRKLLFYITNIITIIAPIALLFFPIDFFDKGESICLSVQLAGIECYACGLTKAIMHLLHFDFNGAWNFNKLSFIVFPMMGVLWVKAIYDIQGKRMPGFIGKLTYPKEA
- a CDS encoding dual specificity protein phosphatase family protein; its protein translation is MWKKIIIAIVVLAALIFGKSYVYDYKINHNLETITEGKVYKSGVIPPDELPDYIKKYNIKSVVDLRFPGTGDDVNNPEVPAELTAEKEAIAKIPGVNYFNNGSDQVPAKKNLDYFFKIMDNTDNYPVLIHCYHGVGRAEIYSAIYRIEYENWDRDKARTSTRFLTKWSAFDLGKPKGDFLHTYIKRKDSVK
- a CDS encoding DUF1599 domain-containing protein, which produces MTNTSEQFDKVIAICRDLFSKKAHDYGTAWRVLRLPSLTDQIFIKAQRIRSLQENDVRKVDEDEASEFIGIINYCLMALIQMDKGVATQPDLSAEEAIQLYYEKVALTKKLMEDKNHDYGEAWRDMRVSSLTDLIIQKLLRVKQIEDNKGKTLVSEGIDANYQDMINYSVFALILMKRF